The following proteins are co-located in the Eleginops maclovinus isolate JMC-PN-2008 ecotype Puerto Natales chromosome 23, JC_Emac_rtc_rv5, whole genome shotgun sequence genome:
- the sox3 gene encoding transcription factor Sox-3, with translation MYNMMETELKTPLPQSNSGPGAKNNNASDQERVKRPMNAFMVWSRGQRRKMAQENPKMHNSEISKRLGADWKLLTDAEKRPFIDEAKRLRAMHMKEHPDYKYRPRRKTKTLLKKDKYSLPGGLLAPGANSVNNSVSVGQRMDGYAHMNGWTNSAYSLMQDQLAYPQHHSMNSPQIQQMHRYEMAGLQYPMMSSAQTYMNAASTYSMSPAYTQQTSSAMGLSSMASVCKTEPSSPPPAITSHSQRACLGDLRDMISMYLPPGGESAEHSSLQSSRLHSVHPHYQTAGTGVNGTLPLTHI, from the coding sequence ATGTATAACATGATGGAAACCGAGCTGAAGACCCCACTCCCGCAGTCGAACTCGGGGCCGGGCGCTAAGAACAACAATGCCAGCGACCAGGAGCGCGTGAAGAGACCCATGAACGCCTTCATGGTCTGGTCCCGGGGACAGCGGAGGAAGATGGCTCAAGAAAATCCCAAAATGCACAACTCTGAAATCAGCAAGCGGCTCGGTGCTGACTGGAAACTTCTGACCGACGCTGAAAAGAGACCATTCATCGATGAGGCCAAGCGTCTACGCGCCATGCACATGAAGGAACATCCGGATTATAAATACCGTCCCCGCAGGAAGACCAAGACCTTGCTCAAGAAAGACAAGTATTCTTTGCCCGGGGGACTGTTGGCGCCAGGAGCCAACTCCGTGAACAACTCTGTGTCGGTGGGGCAGAGGATGGACGGTTATGCACACATGAACGGCTGGACGAACAGTGCGTACTCCCTCATGCAGGACCAGCTGGCCTACCCTCAGCATCACAGCATGAACAGCCCCCAGATCCAGCAGATGCACCGGTACGAGATGGCAGGGCTCCAATACCCGATGATGTCCTCGGCGCAGACCTACATGAACGCAGCTTCCACGTACAGCATGTCTCCAGCGTACACGCAGCAGACCTCCAGCGCTATGGGACTGAGCTCCATGGCGTCCGTGTGCAAGACCGAGCCCAGCTCACCGCCGCCGGCCATCACGTCCCACTCTCAGCGGGCATGTTTGGGGGACCTGAGGGATATGATAAGCATGTACCTGCCACCCGGCGGGGAGAGCGCGGAGCATTCCTCCCTGCAGAGCAGCCGGTTACACAGCGTCCATCCGCACTATCAGACCGCAGGGACTGGCGTCAATGGCACGCTACCTCTCACCCATATCTGA